From Paenibacillus sp. V4I7, one genomic window encodes:
- the bluB gene encoding 5,6-dimethylbenzimidazole synthase, with product MFTEEEKQGLYKSIYTRRDVRTFLSDPVPEETIMRLLNAAHHGPSVGFMQPWNFILISTDKVKERLAWAADKERRALAIHYEDTRQDEFLNLKIEGIKQAPITICVTCDPTRGGSHVLGRNSIPETDIMSVACAIQNMWLAACAEGLAMGWVSFYKKNDVRDILRIPPHIDPVALLSIGFTENYPEKPILETANWEKRRSLNNLIFSETWGHSKS from the coding sequence ATGTTTACGGAAGAAGAAAAGCAAGGTTTGTACAAGAGCATTTATACAAGACGAGATGTACGAACATTTTTATCGGATCCTGTCCCGGAAGAAACGATAATGAGATTGCTCAATGCCGCGCATCACGGTCCTTCCGTAGGATTTATGCAACCCTGGAATTTTATATTAATTTCTACGGATAAAGTGAAAGAACGTTTGGCATGGGCAGCAGATAAAGAGAGACGGGCTTTAGCCATTCATTATGAAGATACACGCCAAGACGAATTTCTAAATCTCAAGATCGAGGGGATCAAGCAGGCCCCTATCACGATTTGCGTCACTTGTGACCCAACACGCGGCGGTTCTCATGTGCTAGGCAGAAATTCTATCCCGGAAACTGATATCATGTCCGTTGCATGTGCGATTCAAAACATGTGGTTAGCAGCATGTGCAGAGGGATTAGCTATGGGCTGGGTAAGCTTCTATAAGAAAAATGATGTGCGAGATATACTAAGGATACCTCCTCATATTGATCCAGTAGCTTTGCTATCTATTGGATTCACAGAAAATTATCCAGAGAAGCCTATTTTGGAGACAGCCAATTGGGAAAAACGCAGGAGCCTGAATAATCTAATATTCAGCGAGACTTGGGGACATTCAAAAAGTTGA
- a CDS encoding GerAB/ArcD/ProY family transporter — MSGTKKITALQLYFVLILSIGITNHVLLIPVLLHWGKRDSWFGAAVAMIPLLIWVCLLYIVVKRTKQQYMMEWIKRKFGKIAVVPFKVGLIAICFVNAIITIKDMVTWTHVTYLPRTPPFMISLLFMIFCFFAARSGLRAIAITAGILLPIVVLLGYFVDGS, encoded by the coding sequence ATGTCTGGAACCAAGAAAATTACCGCGCTTCAATTATATTTTGTCTTAATCCTCTCCATTGGCATTACGAACCATGTCTTACTAATTCCGGTGCTGCTGCATTGGGGTAAACGTGATTCCTGGTTCGGCGCAGCAGTCGCCATGATTCCTTTGCTCATATGGGTATGTCTGCTTTATATCGTTGTTAAACGTACGAAACAGCAGTATATGATGGAATGGATCAAACGGAAATTTGGTAAAATAGCCGTTGTTCCATTCAAAGTAGGTCTCATTGCCATTTGTTTTGTGAATGCAATTATAACTATAAAAGATATGGTGACATGGACACATGTAACCTATTTACCTCGGACACCGCCATTCATGATCAGTCTTCTGTTTATGATCTTTTGCTTCTTCGCAGCGAGATCAGGGTTGCGAGCGATTGCGATCACCGCAGGTATTCTTCTGCCGATTGTCGTTTTGCTTGGGTATTTTGTGGATGGGAGCTAA
- a CDS encoding GerAB/ArcD/ProY family transporter, which yields MGANFQYKDYSLLTPLFTHGYGPTLTSIMLTCGASFELLAIVFLQHHVDTRIRLSALLILAVCVIGLTIGPLTGSIAIFGPFEAADLRYPAFEQWRMVTLGKYISHLDFLSIFQWISGACVRTSMLMFLSVDLLGIQKKRIRTLILLGISLLFLTVSLYPVTDNEMVHLIQNRYYPLMFGIGLSLLLVLLVMSILPGKRKEKNA from the coding sequence ATGGGAGCTAATTTTCAATATAAAGACTACAGTCTGCTTACACCTTTATTTACACACGGTTATGGACCTACACTTACATCCATCATGCTTACTTGCGGTGCCTCCTTCGAACTGCTAGCTATCGTATTCCTCCAGCATCATGTGGATACGCGAATCCGACTGTCAGCTTTATTAATTCTCGCAGTATGTGTGATTGGACTTACCATAGGGCCGTTAACGGGTTCCATTGCCATATTTGGCCCCTTTGAAGCCGCGGATTTAAGATATCCAGCTTTTGAACAATGGCGTATGGTTACCTTGGGGAAATATATTTCCCACTTGGATTTCTTGTCTATTTTCCAATGGATATCAGGGGCTTGTGTCCGAACGTCGATGCTCATGTTTCTTAGTGTGGATCTTCTTGGTATTCAAAAGAAGCGCATACGGACTCTAATCCTGCTAGGGATTAGCCTGTTGTTCCTGACAGTGAGCTTGTACCCAGTTACAGACAATGAGATGGTGCATCTGATTCAAAATAGATATTATCCCCTTATGTTTGGAATAGGCTTAAGCTTGCTTCTTGTCTTGCTTGTGATGTCTATCCTGCCGGGGAAACGAAAGGAGAAGAATGCCTAA
- a CDS encoding spore germination protein, which produces MNEQDLRDWFALSDDVIVKSYRLSDAHPKGRVLLMYCEGMTNMDHIENLVLPKLESLFKNEVDVNASKLDVNTMLQLIEITGSNAIESMTVSLYAGSLILFFEETQLLYALDISSPPNRSPEESSTETSIKGPRDAFTESIIMNIALVRKRLLTRSLCCEKMQIGTRSKTSVALLYINDVINTNVLQEAKQRLQAINVDALISSSQLEEVMCGRKYPFFPLLDYTGRPDYVADSLLRGRFAVMVDGSPMVLTAPANLMYILKSPEDVHTPYYYVAFERILRLGGLVVSSLLPGFWISLSAFNLDQIPYPLVATISTSRLGLPLSGPMDFIIMLLLFELFREAGARLPKVVGQTVTVVGGLIVGDAAIRAGITSPTTLVVTSISTISMYTLVNQSLAGTITVLRIMILMISTIFGIYGFMVSLMGLILYLSTLESFGIPYLSPMSPPQFRDIIPSLLAKPWNKIKRRPKALNTKDGTRQGGESS; this is translated from the coding sequence ATGAATGAGCAGGATTTACGGGATTGGTTTGCGTTGTCTGATGATGTCATCGTGAAATCTTACCGATTATCGGATGCTCATCCGAAGGGGCGAGTGTTGCTCATGTACTGTGAAGGTATGACCAATATGGATCATATTGAGAATCTCGTACTGCCTAAACTTGAAAGTCTATTCAAAAATGAAGTTGATGTTAACGCCTCTAAGCTAGATGTAAATACGATGCTTCAATTGATTGAAATTACGGGTTCTAATGCTATAGAGTCGATGACGGTTTCGTTGTATGCAGGATCGCTGATCTTATTTTTCGAAGAGACGCAATTGCTGTATGCTCTGGATATTTCTTCACCGCCCAACCGCTCACCGGAGGAATCAAGTACAGAGACGTCCATCAAAGGTCCAAGAGATGCCTTTACAGAAAGCATCATTATGAATATTGCACTTGTTCGCAAACGCTTGCTGACACGCAGTCTTTGCTGTGAAAAGATGCAAATTGGTACGAGAAGTAAAACCTCTGTAGCACTTCTTTATATAAACGATGTAATAAATACTAATGTGCTCCAGGAAGCAAAGCAGCGGCTTCAAGCTATTAACGTTGATGCTCTGATTAGCAGCTCGCAATTAGAAGAAGTGATGTGTGGGAGAAAATACCCATTCTTCCCCCTTTTGGATTATACGGGAAGACCTGATTATGTAGCGGACAGCTTGCTGCGAGGACGATTCGCGGTCATGGTCGATGGTTCCCCGATGGTTCTTACTGCGCCAGCGAATCTGATGTATATACTGAAATCTCCCGAAGATGTGCATACCCCCTACTATTATGTAGCATTCGAACGTATTTTGCGCTTGGGTGGGTTGGTCGTTTCATCCTTACTGCCTGGCTTTTGGATTTCACTTTCCGCTTTTAATCTAGATCAAATCCCGTATCCGTTAGTAGCCACCATCTCCACCTCTAGGCTGGGATTACCCTTGTCAGGTCCGATGGATTTTATTATCATGCTGCTGCTGTTCGAATTGTTCCGTGAAGCGGGAGCGCGGCTGCCCAAGGTGGTAGGTCAAACCGTCACTGTCGTTGGTGGGCTAATTGTTGGGGACGCCGCGATACGCGCGGGAATTACGAGTCCTACAACATTAGTGGTGACCTCCATTTCGACGATATCGATGTACACCCTAGTGAATCAATCACTTGCAGGAACAATTACCGTGCTGCGGATCATGATTTTGATGATATCCACGATTTTCGGTATTTACGGATTTATGGTATCCCTCATGGGGCTCATTTTATATTTATCAACATTAGAATCATTCGGTATTCCTTACTTGTCTCCCATGTCGCCGCCTCAGTTCAGGGATATCATACCTTCCTTACTGGCTAAGCCGTGGAACAAAATAAAGCGAAGACCGAAGGCATTAAATACGAAGGATGGCACACGCCAGGGCGGGGAGTCCTCATGA